TTCGAATTTGTGTTTCTGTGCATCAGTGAGAATGCTGTAACAGAGTTGTTTTGTTTCGATGGCAGTTAGCGGAGGAAAATCCATCGGGGTGACTTTGCCGTCGATCCTTATCTGGGGTGGAGTATTGGTCGTGATGTGGAGGTCCGAACCACCTCGCTCAACCAGTTCTTTCAGTAATTGATGTAAATTAGCCATCTTTGGATCTCCCCCTAATCGTCAGCAACGGTTACCCGCAGCACCTCTTCGAAAGACGTAACCCCTTCCTTCAGCTTGGTCAGCCCCGATTGGCGCATGGTTTTTATGCCCAGGCGCATGGACTCCCGCTTGATCTCGGCTGTGTTCGCACCGTTGAGAATAAGTTCCCGTATTTCTTCCAGCATGGGCATGACCTGGTAAAAGCCAACCCTCCCCTTGTAACCGGTACCGTTGCATTTGGGGCAACCGGCCCCCTTGTAACAGACAAAGGAGGAGGCTTCCTCGGCTGGAACGCCTGCGGTGATCAAAGCGTTGACAGGAATTTCATCGATAATCTTACACTCTGAACATACCCTTCTGGCGAGCCGCTGTGCTGTAATCAGGTTTACTGCAGAGGCAACGAGAAAGGGTTCAATGCCCATGTTCAACAGACGGTTGATAGTGGACGGTGCATCGTTGGTATGCAGGGTGGAAAGTACCATATGGCCGGTCAATGCCGCCTTGACGCCGATTTCTGCCGTTTCGAAGTCACGGATTTCGCCGATCATGATAATGTCCGGGTCCTGGCGCAAAAAAGAACGGAGGGCTGCGGCAAAGTTGAGACCGATATCCTCGTGCATCTGCACCTGGTTTATCCCGGCAAAGTTGAATTCGACCGGGTCCTCGGCAGTTGATATATTTTCACTTATCTTGTTGAGCTCGGATAGGGCTGAGTAAAGCGATACGGTTTTGCCGCTGCCGGTTGGGCCTGTGACCAGAACCATACCAAACGGCTTATGGATTTCCTTTTGAAAGGCCGCCAGAGCGTCCTCTTCATATCCCAGCTTGGTCATATCCAGCTGCAGGTTTGATTTGTCCAGAAGCCGCATAACGATCTTTTCGCCAAACAGGGTAGGCAGAACGGAGACGCGGAAATCCATGTCCTTGCCCCCGCCCAGCTTGATCTTGATGCGGCCGTCCTGTGGCAGGCGGCGTTCGGCGATGTCCAGCTCGGCCATGATCTTGATTCTCGAAGTAATGGCATTTTTGAGCTTCATCGGCGGTTTCATGACTTCATACAAAATGCCGTCAATCCTGTATCTGACTCTGAAACTTCTTTCATATGGCTCTATGTGAATGTCACTGGCCTTCTTCTTGATCGCGTCGGTAAGGATCAGGTTCACCAGTTTGACAACCGGAGCATCCTCTGTGGCCCGCTCAAGGGACGAGACATCTATGTCCTCTTCATCCCCGACAACTTCCAGGTCATCCAGCTCGAAATCGTTCATTACATCGGCCAAAGAGGCCGACTGATCGTACAGCTTGTCAATGGCAGCTTTGATCGAGGTTTCAGACGCCACAACCACTTCAATGTTGTAGCCGGTCATGAACTTGATGTCATCTATGGCGAATATATTGGAAGGATCGCACATGGCGATTATCAGGGTGCCACCTGATCTGTTCACCGGCACGATCTGGTACTTCTGGGCAATGTCGACTGGAATAATCTTGACGACAGCAGGATCGACTTCAAAATCCTGCAGGTTTATGGAAGGGAAGCCGTATTGCTTGGAGAGAAAGGATGTCAGGTCAGGTTCGGAAATAAGACCGTTTTTTATGAGAATAGAACCCAAGCGCTGCTGGCCGCCCGCCTCCTTCTGTTCCTGGAGAGCGTTGGTCAACTGCTCTTTGGTTATGATGTTGTTTTTGACCAGGAGCTCTCCCAGCCTGCTTACATGCATAAGAAATCCTCAGATTAATTAAGTCGAACCCTACGAATAGTATTTTGTAACGACTATTAAGTCAAGCATTAGTTCCCCTTCACCGCCGTCAAAAGACAGCTTTTCATAAGGCCTCTCGGGGGGGCTAAGCCAGTCCAGTGTGAAAAAGCAATTTCCCCTTGTGCCGCAAGCATGCCAAGTCCGTTGGCCGTTCTGCACCCGTGTAAGCGAGCCAACTCAAGAAAGGGGGTTATGGGAGGTGCATAGACCATGTCGTAAAAGGAGGCAGATACCCCTTTTATTGAGGATCCGGAAAATCCGTTAAAAGACGTATTATTCATTCCCACCGATGTGGTATTGATCACCAGATCGAACCGTTGCAAGTGCTCTGCCGATAAGAGCACCTCCAAAGAAATGGAATGGAATTCGATCTTGTTGAACACCCCTGCAAAATGGCCGATCAGCTCATTTGCCTTCTCTCTGTTTCTGTTTGCCACAGTGATCGAAACCGCCCCCCCATTGCCAAGGGCAGCAAGGGTGCCCCTTGCGGCGCCACCAGCCCCGAGAATGAGAACCTTCGCTCCGCCAGGCTCAAATGCCAAATCTTCTTTCAGGGAAACCAACAGACCGGCGCCATCCGTATTATATCCCACCAGCAAGTCCCCTTCCCTGTTGACGGTATTGACAGCCCCCGCCAACTCAGCCTCTGGGCTCAATCTGTCAAGATATGGAATAATGGCCGATTTATGGGGAATAGTCACATTGAAGCCGACTATTCCCAGGCTTTTCAATCCTTGGATCGCCTCTCCCAACCGATCTGGAGAGACAGGAAAAGGAACATAGACATAATCAAGGCCAAGCGCATCAAGGGCAGCATTATGCATGAGCGGAGAAAGGGAATGGCTCAGCGGTGAGCCTATGATGCCGAGAACCTTTGTCCAACCTGAGATTGCTGGTTTCATCTGATTCCGTACCCACTGAGGATCTGTGCTACCTGCATCTGCATCTGCGGTGCGATTCTCTCAGCAGCCCGCAATTCCGCCACTCCCTGACCAAGCTGGCGCATTCGCAGCAATGTTTCTCCAGATTCCAGATGACTGTTTGCATAAATGAGGATCGCCTTGCCCGTATCCAGATCTCGGAAAAACATCTCACCGGAAATGCCACGCAGGATATAGTTGTCCCAGACGGTGAGATCGGGGTAAAGCTCTTCCCCCTTTCCTCGAATCAATTGATAGCAGATACCCCGTTGTAAAAGCCGGTAATCCGGAAACTGAATCGAGTAGCGAGTGGAGAAATCCACAAAGACCGGCTTTCGGTCGTATTGTTCCACAATGACCAGTTGCAGTGCATTTTCCGGGGCCTGCGACTCCAGTGGAATGGACCTGAGCATGCTGTGTCGGAAGAGCTGGGGAAAAGTGTCGAGGTACCAGTTGAAAACCAGATGTGGAGTATGGGGAAGATCCAGGTCTTCTCGCATTTTTTCCACGCCCTGCAGGTACCAGAGCGGAAACGCACCGCTGTCACCCCAAGTGAAGAGAATGGCGCCCTGTGGCAGGGACCGGAGCGTATTGCTGGCATAGTCATAGGCTATATAGTTTTCATGTTGGTCGTTTTCAACGTAGTGCAGGGCGCATACAGTTGCTGGAAAAGCAAGCAGGAGAAGTGCGACAGCTGTTTTAACGGGCAAGGTCGAGACAATCGAGGAGGGAAATAGAGCCAGTGCATTCTGCACCAGGGCAAAAAGTCCCAGGCCGATGAGGACCGCAGAAAGCAAATACAGGGGGGTGAAAAATTCCTCCGTAAGGAAAATCATGTCAAGGGGGGTATTGAAATACCCGGCAATAACCAGCAGAAAAAACAGGATGCCTATCAGGTAAGCCAGGATCTCGTCCCATCTCTTTTTCAGAAAAGCAAAGACTCCGATTAAAACCAGCACCAGCCCGACCCAGGTAAATTCATAGGGTATATTGAAGGCATTTATCTGGTCCCAAAGCAGGCTCAGGTCCCTCACCGGCTTTTCTGAAGGATAACCCCTGCGCAGCAGGTTCCAGAGAAACTGGGTCAAGGTCTTCGAATCACCCCAGTTAAGAAGCGGGTTTTGCATCGCCCTGACCGGCAAATGAAGATGAACCGCAAACCCGAGGACGCCGAAGAACAGGGCAAGGATAAATTCCTTGATCCGCCAGATCAGCCGCCAGTTCATGGTAAGAATAAGGACCGCATAGGAAGGTAGCAAAAGAACGATCGTCTGATGGGCGCCAAAAGCCAGTCCGCAAAGAAAGGCACCCAAATAGATATAGGCAGAATGCTCCTCTCCCTGACGGTAACGATCTCTCCAGAGAAGGAGAAGATAAAAGACCATTGCGGACAAGAAGGCTATCAGAGGGTAAGGCTTGTCGTGATTGGACTGCAGCCAGAGTCTGGCTGAAAAGGCAAAGCTGGTTGCAGCACAGAGAGCGATGATTTTTTTATAAATTTCGGACTGCCTGGCATTTGCATCTAATTCTTCGCCGGCCAGCAGATGACAGACAATGAGATAAACGCCATAGCAAGCAGCAGCTGCAGAAACAGCAGTGGCAAAGTTCACACGAAAGGCAATACTGCCAAAGGGCAGATAGGTAAAAGGTTTGGCATAGTTGACAAATAACGGGTAGCCAGGGGAGTGGGCGGTACCCAGGGAGAAGATGGCCGTGAGAAATTCGCCGCTGTCAAAGAATGTGACACTGGGAGCGAGAGTCAGCAGATAAATGGTAAGCGGCACCGTAAAGGCAAGCACCGCAAATGGATCAATTCTCTCAGTCCACCTGAAATTACTCAATCAATTTCTCCTTTGACCGCTGTTTTCGCTTATTTTTTTCAGAGAAACCTTGTCGCGCCAGAGATAGTAGAATCCTGCCACGATCACAGGGAAAAAACCGGTCCCGTGCATAACCAGAGCCACACTGAGAGACTGCTCCTTGGAAATGTTGAATGCCATAAGGCCATAAACGCACGCTGCGTGGTAGGTTCCCACATAGCCCGGCGACGCCGGCACCATAACGGCAAAGACAAGAAAAACCATGATCAGCATGGAAGCGGTAATGGGCAGAGTTATGTTGAACGACTGAAGAATCAGATGCAACGGCCAGATGCAGGTGGCCCAGACAGCGAAGGAAGTAAACAGGAGGATGAGTATTTCCGAGGGCCTGGAAGAGAGACGAATGCCGGAGATGAATGACCCCAGGAGAGGTATCACCTTCTCTGAAACCTTGGCAGGAAAAGGTCTCAGCAATACGCCCACCACATGTATGGTGCGCATGGTTCTCTTTTTCAGCAGAAAGAGAAATGCCAGCACCACAAGGTAAACGCCGAGGGTGACGTAGCCTCCCATTTTCAGGCCATCCTGGACATTTTCCATGCCGGCCGGCAGCTTTACGGTAAAAAAGGTTATGAGCAGTATGAGCAGAACAGTGAAACCATCGAAGAGCCGGTCCACAACCAGCGTCGCAAAAACAGCGCTGGTTTCGATCTCCTCTTTCTGTCCCAGAACATATGCCCTGACGAATTCACCCAATCGCGCCGGCAGGATGTTGTTTGCCATGTAGCCGATAATGGTGGCGGGGAAAAGGTTTGCCATGACTGTCCGCTTGATGGGCAAAAGCAGATATTTCCACCGTACCGCTCGCAGATAGTAACTGACAAACGTCAGGAACACCACGGGCAACAGATAGCGGTAGTCCATCGCCCTGAAGGCCTCTAATACCTTGTCGAAGTCTATCTTGCGAAAGAGCAGCACCATGAAGCAAAGGCTGATTCCTACCCCCGCCAGAAGCTTTTTGTCGATCGTTTTCCCGGACAAGTTCAATCCTTCAGGTATTCGTCGTATTCGATAACGAAAGCCTTGCTCAAAATGTCACGGCACCGCTGAATATCATCGGCTATGGCCTGCTGCAGGGAAGAAACGTCCGCAAAGCTTTTTTCATCGCGGATCCTGTCGATGAAGTAGACCCTGATTTCCTTCTGGTAGAGATCCCCCTCGAAGTCGAAGAGAAAGACCTCGACAGACAAGGCGTGGTTTTTGAACGTGGGATTGGTTCCGATGTTACAGGCGCCGGCATAAAAAACCCCATCCACTTTCACCTTGACTGCATAAACACCGTCTTTAGGCAGTAACTCCTTTTCCGTCTCCAGGTTTGCCGTGGGGAAACCAAGCCCCTTGCCGCGGTGATGGCCGTGGACAACCGTGCCACCTACCGAGAAATGCCTCCCCAGCAGGGGAACCACCCCCTTGACGTCGCCGCTTGCAATCATCTTTCTGATGGCCGTGCTGCTGAAAATGGTACTCCCATTGCTTATCGGTTTCAACTCCTCGACCTTAAAGGAAAATTCATCTCCCAAAAGGGTAAGTAGCGACACATTGCCTTCACGGTTGCGGCCGAATGCATAATCGTAGCCTATGATCAACTTGCTCATCCCCAGCTTGCCAACCAGAATATTTGCGACAAAGTCTCTGGCTGTGGTCGAGGCAAATTGATGATCAAAGGCAATCTCCACCAGATAATCGATGCCCGACGCCTCGATAAGTGTTTCCTTCTCGGCATAGGTATTGATCAACTGCGGGCTTTTCTGGGGAGCCAGGACCTTCAATGGATGGGGGATAAATGTCACGACTACCGACACTCCTCCCGAATCGGCTGCAGCCTTTTTTACCTTGCGGAATATTTCCCGATGCCCCAGGTGTACACCGTCGAAATTGCCGACAGTGACCACGGCATTGGTCAATGGCTCTGTTATCCGGGAAAGATCTTTTATTATTCTCATAGATTTGTCTGAAGCCAAAGGCTCAGCCTGTCCTGGTTTCGCTCGGATTGATTTTCTTTTTGCCGAAGATAAGCGCCACCCAGACACTGACCTCGTACATGAGGTACAGTGGCACCATGATGACGAACATGGTGATCAGGTCCGCATGGAAGGCAGCTATTATGGAACTGGCCAGGAGGGCGTATTTGCGGTTTCTGGCCAGCAATTGATAGTTGACGATGCCGAACCGGGCCAGCAGGAGGGCCAGCACCGGCAGTTCGAAGATCAGGCCGAACATGAGGATCAGACGGAGGCAGAAGTTGACATAGGCGCTGAGATTGAACCAGCTCTGAAGTCCCTGTGCCTCATAGGAAAGGGAAAAGTTGATGATGACGGGCCAGATGACGATGAGAAAAAATGCTGCACCGGCGCAGAAGCTGATGGTACTGGCCGTAACGAATGGGATGACCATTCTCCGTTCCCTGCCGGTCAACCCAGGCGCCACAAACAGCCACACCTGATGGAAAAGCACCGGCAGCACCAGGATCAATCCGGCAATGATGGAAATCTTGCACTGGATAAAGAAAGGCTCAAGGGGCGCACTGTAATTGAGTACCCTCTCCTTTGCGGAGGTCTTGAATTCCTCATCCAGTTTATAGCGGCTGTAGATCGAGGGATAGCGTTCCTTCACCTCGTTATAGACCTGTTTTTTCAGTTCGGTCAGATAGGTCTTGCCAGTCAAGGGCTTTTCGACAAAAGTAAGCAGATCGTTGGAAAAGTTCCATGATATTCCCATGCCGATGACAACAGCAATGAAGGAAATGATGATCCGTTTTCGCAGCTCCACCAGATGTTCTATAAACGGCAGGACTTTCTCATCGGCCATGGAATACCCTCTTTTCGACCACCTTGACAGCACCGAGCTTTATAACACAGCAGAAAGCCAAAGCGCAACAGCTAAGAGGGCTCGTCCCGTGAGCCGGAGGTTTATTCCAACGCCGGAAAAGTTTGCGGGTCAAAAGGACCGGATCATGGTCTCTGCCACCTTGTCGAGAAGAATTTCACCATCTATATTTACAGTATCCATAACCGCTTTGGGCATGCCGAAAACGATACAGGTTTTCTCCGACTCGATAAAAACTTTGCCTCCTGCATCCTTGACGGCTTTGGCGCCCGAGGCTCCATCCCTGCCCATTCCGGTCAGGACAAAGGAAAGGATTTTACCGCCACAGGCAGCTGCTGCTGATTCAAAGAGCACATCTACCGAGGGCCGGTGCAACGTCCCCTCCGGAAGGGAATCCAGGACAACGAGCAGGTGATTCCCCTCCCTTTTCAACTTCAGGTGACTTCCGGCCGGAGCGATATAGACCGTACCGGGCATTACCGCCTCATCGTTTTTCGCTTCCTTGACAGGTACAGCACAAAGGCGATCGAGCCGTTCCGCTAATGGCGCAGTGAAACCGGCAGGCATGTGCTGGACGATCAGTATGGGACAGGGGAAAGAAGCGGGAATCCTGGTCAGAATGTTCTGCAATGCCGGTGGCCCACCTGTCGATGTACCGATCAGCACGACCTCCGTTTCCCTCTTTTCCGCCACCACCTGGACCGGCGGCGAGACCTCTCTTCCCTCCCCCACCCGGAGTTTGTCCACATCCACCTGGGCCGCCATCCTGATTTTGGAGATCAGTTCCCGGGCAAGCACGGAAATATCCATAGCACCGCCTGCGGCAGATTTGTCGACAAAATCCACTGCCCCCAGTTCCAGGGCGCGCAGTGTGTTGTCGCCCCCTTTCTCCATCAGGGAGCTGAGCATGATCACCGGCGCCGGGCATTCCTTCATGATCCTTTCCAGGGCGGACAGACCATCCAAAACCGGCATCTTCACATCCAGGGTCACCACGTCCGGTTTCAGGGATTTGATCATATCTATGGCCATTTCTCCATTGGAGGCCACATCAATGACCTGGATGTCCGAACTGTTCTCGAACATCCGGACTATGGCCCTTCTCACGAAGGCCGAATCATCGACCACCAACACCCGTATTTTCCGTTGCCCATTTGCGGTCATGTGGGATTTTTCCCTTTCAGCTGGTAGATAATTGCCTCCGGCAAGCGCAGAGGAAGATAACAGGTAGTAATCCTGGACAGGGATTCGGAATGGCCGAGAAAAAGAAGCCCCTCATCCCTCAGAGAGTGGGCGAGATTTTCCACGATGCTTTTGATTGTTTCATCCCCGAAATAGATCAGCACATTCCTGCAGAAGATAATGTCCAGACCACCTTCCGGCAGGAGGTCCACATCCAGCAGGTTGCCCACCATGAAGCGGGTAATGCTTCGAACCGCCTCATTTACCTGATAGCCTTCACTGCATTCATTGAAATAGCGCTTGAGATACCGAGCAGGTGTCGATTGAAAGGCTCGCCCCGCATAAATGCCCTTCTTCGCCTGTGCAATAGCTTTATGGTCCACATCAATGCCCGTTATGCGCACATCCCAACTCCAGGCAAAACAGCCCGATTCCAGAACAAGCATGGCCAACGTATAGACCTCTTCCCCCGTAGAGCAGCCTGCTGAAAGGATCCGCAGCGTTTTATCGCCATCTCTCAGCTTCTTCTCTTTCAGGGCAGGAAGCATAGCTTGGGAAAAAGCATTCAATTGACTCTCTTCCCTGAAAAAATAGGTCTCATTGTTGGTCAGGAGGGAAATGAAGGTGTTGAGCTCTTCCGCAGCTTGCGGGCCGAACTTGAGGTAAGCATAATATTCGGAAAAGGTGGAAAGCCTGAGCTGTCGGAGGTGGGGTAACAGCTTGAGAGACAGTGCCTCCCTCCTGCTGCTCTCCAGTTTCAGACCGAATTTCGACGCCACGTAGTCCTTCAAAAGCCTGAACTCTTCTGAAGTCATGACCGGTTTGGCAGAGCTTCCCATCATTTAGTGTCCCGTTTCTCCAGGACATTCGTCCTGGCCAGCATCAGGCCCGGCCTCCTCTGAGGACAAGAGCATGACTGGCTGCTGTCCGTATCTCTTCAACAGGGTCATTTTTTACCAGGTCAGCCAGGACTCCCATGCTCTGCTCATCATCAAATTTGCCGATTACGGAAAGTACTCCCTGACGCAACAACAACGGTTCATTGCCTCCAGCCAATGCATGGAGCTGGGAAAGATGAGCCGATCCCAGCTCATAAAGCGCTTCACTAGCGTATTTGACAAGTTCCGGGTCGGCAAGGCATTTCGCCAGTTCCGGCACGGCAAGACAGTTTCCCGTTTCTGCCAGAGCAGACACGGCATTTTTCTTCACCATAATATCAGGATCTTTCAAGGCTGCGGCAATAAAAGGAATAGCAGAATCGGAGCCAGATCTTCCCAGTCCCTGCAATGCCGCTGCCCGCACACTCCAGTGCCGGTCCTGTGTGGCTTCGGCAATTTCCTCGACAAATTCGCCAGCCGCAATGCTTGCCAGGGCCTGGACGGCCAGCCGCCTGATATCGGGATCGCCATGACCAAGGTATCGGGACAGGGTTTGCCATCCTCCTCCTTTTCTGCTGCCGATCTTGCCGAGGGCTTCAATGACGGCAAATTCCAGGCGGGTGGAAATGCCGCCATCTGCCAGGTAGTCTACCAGTGTCATTTCAGCTTCTGTCCTGCCGATTCTGCCCATGGCCATGATGATCTCATAATCGAGCCGCTCATCCTGCCTGCCAAGTTGCTCCAGGATATGGTTCACAGGCATAGCCTCCCCATACTCGGTCAGGGAAAACAGCGCTTCCCGCCTGACCAGTTCTTCTTCATCCGAAAGTGCGGAAACCAATAGGGACAAGAACTCCTTTTTCTTCCATTTTCCGGCCGCTTTCACCGCTTCCAGGCGGACAAGAACTTCCCTGTCGTCAAACAGCCCCGACAGGTGATCGGTGAAGATATCAGCTTCGGCATAGCCTGAAACGAGGGCGGCAACCATTCTCTGCTGCAGATCGGCAGATTGGAAGAGATGATTGCACAGAGGGCTGATCCTGTCGGGAGAGAATCGCGAAATCACCTTTGCTGCCATGTCAGTCATGGAGTTGGCGGTACTGCCGTTCTCCAGCATGGATTCCGCCAGCTTGAATACCTCGGGCTCCGTTGTGCCGGCCAGAGAAGCAAGCACCTCCAGCTGGACCTCGGGAGAGCCCTGATGAAAGAGGGACAGCAGGTGATCCACCGAAACCTTGCCGTTCAGATTGCGCAACAGACACAGGACTACCGCCTGGACCTTCTGACTGTTGCGGAGCAGTCCTTCCTCAAGGGTGGTGGCGGCAGAGGCCATGCCTGTTATGGCTTTTTTCACGACTTCCTCGTAATCGTGCTCTTCCAGGAGTCTCAACAGTGTCGGGATTGCAGCCTTCTCGCCCACAAGCCCCAACAATGCCACAGCGGCCCCCTTGCCATCCCCGTTTCCGCTGGAAAGGTGCCGCAACAGGTTTTCTATGCCTCGCCTGGTAATGGAGGACACCAGGTAGTCCTTTGCAACAGCGCCCCCCTTCTCGACAACGGCAACGATGGCCCCGGCAGCTGCAGCAATGTGCTTCTCCGGATCGTCACAAAGAACTTTCAGCAAATGGGGCAGCGCCCTGGCATCGCCAATCTTGCCCAGAGCCTTCAATACCGGGTCCATCAGCAATTCATGGTCAAGGAGAGGTATCAGGTGGGGTACTGCGCGGCTGTCCGCCATTTCCCCCATGGCGACCACGGCAGGATATTGCAGCCAGAAATCTCCTTCCAGCAATTGGATGAGGGGCAGCAAAGCGGCATCGTCACCGATTTTTCCCAGTGCCTCGGCTGCAGCATGACTGACATTGATATCCGGGTCCCGCAAAGCTTCGATCAATGGGTAAAGGGCCTCGCGACTGGCGATATCCCCGAGCATTACCGCGCTGAAATTCCTCACTTCCTCATCCGCATCCCGCAAAAGCGCAATCAGGGCAGGAACCGCCTGTCGGCCGAATCTGACCAGGACTTCCATTGCCCCGTTCCTCAGGTCGGCATTACCGTCGTTTCTCACCGCACTTTCCAGCACTGGATAAATTTCCGGAAAGCCAATGGAAAGTGCCTGATCCATGGCCTCAGCCCTGAATCCCAGATCCTGATCCCC
This region of Geotalea daltonii FRC-32 genomic DNA includes:
- a CDS encoding HEAT repeat domain-containing protein — its product is MAKPLEGKKPIDSCMADKSVEDLLLLVGDQDLGFRAEAMDQALSIGFPEIYPVLESAVRNDGNADLRNGAMEVLVRFGRQAVPALIALLRDADEEVRNFSAVMLGDIASREALYPLIEALRDPDINVSHAAAEALGKIGDDAALLPLIQLLEGDFWLQYPAVVAMGEMADSRAVPHLIPLLDHELLMDPVLKALGKIGDARALPHLLKVLCDDPEKHIAAAAGAIVAVVEKGGAVAKDYLVSSITRRGIENLLRHLSSGNGDGKGAAVALLGLVGEKAAIPTLLRLLEEHDYEEVVKKAITGMASAATTLEEGLLRNSQKVQAVVLCLLRNLNGKVSVDHLLSLFHQGSPEVQLEVLASLAGTTEPEVFKLAESMLENGSTANSMTDMAAKVISRFSPDRISPLCNHLFQSADLQQRMVAALVSGYAEADIFTDHLSGLFDDREVLVRLEAVKAAGKWKKKEFLSLLVSALSDEEELVRREALFSLTEYGEAMPVNHILEQLGRQDERLDYEIIMAMGRIGRTEAEMTLVDYLADGGISTRLEFAVIEALGKIGSRKGGGWQTLSRYLGHGDPDIRRLAVQALASIAAGEFVEEIAEATQDRHWSVRAAALQGLGRSGSDSAIPFIAAALKDPDIMVKKNAVSALAETGNCLAVPELAKCLADPELVKYASEALYELGSAHLSQLHALAGGNEPLLLRQGVLSVIGKFDDEQSMGVLADLVKNDPVEEIRTAASHALVLRGGRA